The Vidua macroura isolate BioBank_ID:100142 chromosome 4, ASM2450914v1, whole genome shotgun sequence genome window below encodes:
- the FBXO41 gene encoding F-box only protein 41, with the protein MASLDLPYRCPRCGEHKRFRSLSSLRAHLEYNHTYETLYVLSKTNSICDAAVFPLAADGALLAPAARRDYFESTSFQGKDQRFSCDLVPADELEPAPSSSPSPRYVHEIEIPLTEIFTRGKAVAPAPVPPAAMDSAYEEGLARLKIRAFEKLEVDKRLEKLTEEVEQKIASQVGRLQVELDRKSSELEKAKQESLRLSREKQELEDRASELSRQVDVSVEMLASLKQDLVQKEQELTRKQQEVLQIDQFLKETAAREANAKVRLQHFIEELLDRADRAEKQLQIISSSCGTTPNGSLGRCGTPATKAIARAVPLRAQRERHPGPAVAAHGPYGVSNQRSSSSTGASSRAKAVSQSSGCYDSDSAEPCPTDDTAEGHPYAARDARGSGLRRQAIQNWHRRPYRNSTEGEEGDVSDVGSRTTESEAEGWEPEAPGSAASRPPGGCRLTVATDAGCPTARPEGAGGKVCRLERGSPGHSSEVISPEILKMRAALFCIFTYLDTKTLLRAAEVCKDWKFVARHPAVWTRVLLENARVSSKFLAMLSQWCTQMHSLTLQNLKPRQRGKKESKEDYMKSTRGCLEAGLESLLKATGSNLLILRISHCPNVLTDRSLWLASCYCRALQAVTYRSSTDPVGHEVIWALGAGCRDIISLQVAPLHPCQQPTRFSNRCLQMIGRCWPHLRALGVGGAGCGVQGLASLARNCMRLQVLELDHVAEINQEVAAEVCREGLKGLEMLVLTSTPVTPKALLHFNSVCRNLKSIVVQVGIVDYFKEPHSPEARKMFEEMVNKLQALRKRPGFSKILHIKVEGGC; encoded by the exons atGGCCTCGCTGGACCTGCCCTACCGGTGCCCGCGCTGCGGCGAGCACAAGCGCTTCCGCAGCCTGTCCTCGCTGCGCGCACACCTGGAGTACAACCACACCTATGAGACCCTCTACGTGCTCTCCAAGACCAACAGCATCTGCGACGCCGCCGTGTTCCCGCTGGCCGCCGACGGGGCCCTGCTGGCCCCGGCCGCCCGCAGGGACTACTTTGAGAGCACCTCCTTCCAGGGCAAGGACCAGCGCTTCTCCTGCGACCTGGTCCCCGCCGACGAGCTGGAGCCGGCCCCGTCCTCGTCGCCCTCGCCCCGCTATGTCCACGAGATCGAGATCCCGCTGACCGAGATCTTCACGCGGGGCAAGGCCGTGGCGCCCGCTCCCGTCCCGCCGGCCGCCATGGACTCGGCCTACGAGGAGGGCCTGGCCCGCCTCAAGATCCGCGCCTTCGAGAAGCTGGAGGTGGACAAGAGGCTGGAGAAGCTGACGGAGGAGGTGGAGCAGAAGATCGCCTCGCAGGTGGGCCGGCTCCAGGTGGAGCTGGACCGCAAGAGCTCGGAGCTGGAGAAGGCCAAGCAGGAGAGCCTGCGGCTGAGCCGGgagaagcaggagctggaggaccGGGCGTCGGAGCTGTCCCGCCAGGTGGACGTCAGCGTGGAGATGCTGGCGTCCCTCAAGCAGGACCTggtgcagaaggagcaggagctcaCCCGGAAGCAGCA ggaggtgctgcagaTCGACCAGTTCCTGAAGGAGACGGCGGCGCGCGAGGCCAACGCCAAGGTGCGGCTGCAGCACTTCATCGAGGAGCTGCTGGACCGCGCCGACCGCGCCGAGAAGCAGCTCCAGATCATCAGCAGCAGCTGCGGCACCACCCCCAACGGCAGCCTGGGACGCTGCGGCACCCCGGCCACCAAGGCCATCGCCAGAGCGGTACCTCTGCGGGCACAG agagaGCGGCACCCGGGGCCGGCGGTGGCCGCGCACGGTCCCTACGGCGTGTCCAACCAGcgctcctcctccagcaccgG GGCCTCGAGCCGGGCCAAGGCCGTGTCGCAGAGCTCGGGCTGCTACGACAGCGACAGCGCGGAGCCGTGTCCCACGGACGACACGGCCGAGGGCCACCCGTACGCGGCGCGGGACGCGCGGGGCTCGGGGCTGCGCCGCCAGGCCATCCAGAACTGGCACCGCCGGCCCTACCGCAACAGCACCGAGGGCGAGGAGGGCGACGTGTCCGACGTGGGCTCCCGCACCACCGAGTCGGAGGCCGAGGGCTGGGAGCCCGAGGCGCCGGGATCCGCCGCGTCCCGACCCCCCGGCGGCTGCCGCCTGACGG TGGCCACCGACGCCGGGTGTCCCACGGCCAGGCCCGAGGGGGCCGGGGGCAAGGTGTGCCGGCTGGAGCGGGGCAGCCCGGGCCACTCCAGCGAGGTCATCAGCCCCGAGATCCTCAAGATGCGGGCGGCTCTCTTCTGCATCTTCACCTACCTGGACACCAAGACCCTGCTGCGCGCGGCCGAGGTGTGCAAGGACTGGAAGTTCGTGGCCCGACACCCGGCCGTGTGGACACGGGTGCTGCTGGAGAACGCCAGGGTCTCCTCCAAG TTCCTGGCCATGCTGTCCCAGTGGTGCACCCAGATGCATTCCCTCACCCTCCAAAACCTGAAGCCGCGCCAGCGGGGCAAGAAGGAGAGCAAGGAGGATTACATGAAGAGCACACG gggctgcctggaAGCGGGGCTGGAGTCCCTGCTGAAGGCGACGGGCAGCAACCTGCTGATCCTGCGCATCTCGCACTGCCCCAACGTGCTGACCGACCGCTCGCTCTGGCTGGCCAGCTGCTACTGCCGGGCCCTGCAGGCCGTCACCTACCG GAGCTCCACGGACCCCGTGGGCCATGAAGTGATCTGGGCCCTTggagcaggctgcagggacaTCATCTCCCTGCAGGTCGCACCTCTGCATCCCTG ccagcagccgACGCGCTTCAGCAACCGCTGCCTGCAGATGATCGGGCGCTGCTGGCCCCACCTGCGGGCGCTGGGCGTCGGAGGGGCCGGCTGCGGCGTGCAGGGCCTGGCCTCCCTAG CCCGGAACTGCATgaggctgcaggtgctggagctggaccACGTGGCCGAGATCAACCAGGAGGTGGCTGCCGAGGTGTGCCGGGAGGGGCTCAAGGGGCTGGAGATGCTGGTGCTGACGTCCACCCCGGTGACCCCCAAAGCCCTGCTGCACTTCAACA gtgtgtgccgCAACCTGAAGTCCATCGTGGTGCAGGTGGGGATTGTGGACTACTTCAAGGAGCCCCACAGCCCCGAGGCCAGGAAGATGTTTGAAGAAATGGTGAACAAACTCCAG GCCCTGAGGAAAAGGCCCGGCTTCTCCAAGATCTTACACATCAAGGTGGAAGGAGGCTGCTAG